The Candidatus Sphingomonas colombiensis genome contains the following window.
GCGCGCGATCACGTCGGCCCCCTCGCGATCGATTATCGCGTCGGCGGGGTGGAGACGGTGGCGGGCGAGACATTCGATCTCGTCACCTGCATGGAGGTGATCGAGCATGTCACCGATCCACAAGCATTCACCTCTGGCCTCGCGCGGGCGGTGGCGCCCGGCGGGGTGTTGATCATGTCCACGCCGAACCGCACCGCGCTGTCGAAACTCGCGCTGATCACTGTCGCGGAAGGCACCGGGCGAATCCCGCGTGGCACGCATGACTGGGATCGTTTCGTAACGCCCGAAGAACTCACCGCGATGCTCGAACACGCGGGGATGCGGGTGCAAGATGTGCGCGGCCTCGCCTTTTCGCCGACGCGCGGCTTTACGCTCAGCGAATCCACCACGCTCGATTATTTCATAACCGCCGTATCGGCCTGAACGCTCAGCCGTGCGGAGGCTTCTCGTCCTCCGCCGCCACCTGCATCCCGTTCGCGCGGCACGCGGCGCTGATCACCGGAAAGGAAAGATCGGTGTGGCGGGTGAGCGCGGCGGGTGCGGCCGCCTGGCATTGCTGGATCGTCGCATAACGCGTCGGCTCGACCCGTACCTCGGTGCACATCTCCTGCCCGTCGCCGCAGCCCAGGATCGCCATCACGAAGAACACGGGCCCCATTGCAACCGCCTCCATTCCTTCCCGCGAGAATCGATCGGCGCGGCAAAAGGTTCCATCAGCACGATGAGACGAGTTTTGGCGCCGACGGCCTGATCGATCCACTTTGAACGCGTGCGATGAAACAACCGCGTCGACACGACGGGGATTGACGCGGTGGCTCTCCGTTCTGACATGCGGTCCACCCATGCCCCCGATCGATCCCACCACGGCCACCACCGCCGACCGCCCGATGTGGCCGACGCTGCGACGTTTTCTCCCCTATCTCTGGCCGTCCGACGCGCCGGGGGTTCGGGTGCGCGTCGTGGTGGCGCTGGCGCTGGTCGTGCTGTCGAAGCTAGTGCAGGTCTATGGCGCGCCGTTCGCGCTACAGGGCGTAGTCGACGGCATGGCTCCCGGATCGCGCGATCCGGTAACGCTCATCGTGCTGCTGGCGATCGGCTATGCCGCCGCGCGGTTCGGCACCACCCTGTTCGACAATCTGCGCAACACGGTGTTCGAAAAGGTCGGGCAGGAGGCGACGCGGACGCTGGCGGTGCGCGTGTTCGGGCATCTCCACCAATTGTCGCTGCGTTTCCACCTCGAACGCCGCACCGGCGCGGTCACCAAGGTGGTGGAACGCGGCACCAAGAGCATCGATACGATGCTCTATTTCATGCTGTTCAACATCGCGCCGACGATCCTGGAACTAGGGCTGGTCGTCGGCATCTTCTGGACGAAGTTCGGCTGGCCGCTCGTCGCGGCGACGCTGGCGATGGTCGCGATCTATATCTGGTTCACCCGCATGGTGACCGATTGGCGCTCGGCGTTGCGCGCGCGGATGAACGATCTCGATACCGGCGCCGTGGCCCATGCGGTCGATTCGCTGCTCAATTTCGAGACGGTGAAATATTTCGGTGCCGAAGCGCG
Protein-coding sequences here:
- the ubiG gene encoding bifunctional 2-polyprenyl-6-hydroxyphenol methylase/3-demethylubiquinol 3-O-methyltransferase UbiG → MSEATVTKATVAETAPSSIDPREAAHFGAMAADWWDPNGSSAMLHRLNPPRLAYIRERIDTHWDGDDTNFTPLAGKRALDVGCGAGLLAEPLARLGGTVTAIDAAPENIAAARDHVGPLAIDYRVGGVETVAGETFDLVTCMEVIEHVTDPQAFTSGLARAVAPGGVLIMSTPNRTALSKLALITVAEGTGRIPRGTHDWDRFVTPEELTAMLEHAGMRVQDVRGLAFSPTRGFTLSESTTLDYFITAVSA